A stretch of Paenibacillus peoriae DNA encodes these proteins:
- a CDS encoding DUF4309 domain-containing protein — MKHTHQSYDRKKLAYKLITTSALLAIGFAVMTGCSNSGEAKSTAPTKAETVTSPASSTDQNKDLNTNGQGSTSTSTHQESANSTATPHSKHSPAAAIFSAAKQGTLPNLPKGLGLGTSSDLLFELWGKSESGSTGPMRSYAKYHTDIMLDGSDKVTEITSSDPDYKKLLIKQIVDDLGQPTETVDTSRDIPDTAEANYTINNTSGLSYNLVFSYQTKTQKVNYIRLYFNSKTP; from the coding sequence ATGAAGCATACACATCAATCTTATGATCGTAAAAAGTTGGCTTACAAGCTAATCACCACTAGTGCTTTATTGGCGATAGGTTTTGCTGTGATGACAGGATGCAGCAATAGCGGGGAAGCAAAATCAACTGCTCCTACTAAAGCAGAAACAGTCACATCGCCTGCTAGTTCTACAGATCAGAACAAGGATCTCAATACTAATGGGCAAGGCTCAACCTCAACCTCGACCCATCAAGAATCTGCCAATAGTACAGCTACACCTCACAGTAAACACAGCCCTGCAGCTGCTATATTTAGCGCAGCCAAGCAGGGAACCTTACCGAATTTGCCTAAAGGTCTTGGCTTGGGAACTAGCAGCGATCTTTTATTTGAGCTGTGGGGGAAATCCGAGTCTGGTTCTACTGGTCCTATGAGAAGTTACGCTAAGTATCATACAGATATCATGCTGGATGGAAGCGATAAAGTTACAGAAATTACATCTTCCGATCCAGACTATAAAAAGTTGCTTATCAAACAAATTGTTGACGATTTAGGCCAACCTACGGAAACCGTTGATACCTCTAGAGACATACCTGACACAGCAGAAGCTAATTATACGATCAATAACACATCAGGACTTAGTTATAATTTAGTATTTTCCTATCAAACCAAAAC